caagacaaagctacccaaactgaaccagataatacaatggaaaatctactcttagctatgactacactttgtaaaaaagtggaaagcatagaagaagagatacagatattaaagaaaacagctagtggtcagcagcatgacttgaaaaatgcggagataagacgatcggaagtctctaaaattccagagctagaaggtgacgttgagaaacacctaaaaactcataacagtttgttaaatgcagttgcaggaagcagcacagctagcagttcatctgcaaagaaaaaggaagaaatcaaacctagatatacaaatacaaatatgaacaatttattttcaaaaccattcatacagaaaaatatccaaaatacccagaaagaaatattcctaccaccacagataaacacctacaaagaaagcctaaaccaagccaaaaagacatacaaccatataacccgtacatatatagacaacatatataaaatacaaaacttcctaaacaaaaatccaagatcccaaactacccaaaatccagatgaagattatattactcattatctaacaggatataataaactaatagcattaccaaatacaaatgcaaaactagtaGCCACTTGCTACAATTACGGATTACTAGATACAGTATATACACAGACAGGACAAGAAATAGCTACCATACCAGAAGTATACAGAGCATTTATGCAGTACAAAAGAATAACCAAAGGAACATTATTCTATATACGATTCTATTCAGCTACAGCAGAGATACTATATGAAGAAATAAAACCcatcatacaagttatcaagatcggacttacaagGGAGATGCTAGTAccagaaaaaatagaagaacaagaagagatagaaaaaataaatattccagacttttatgcaaataaaaggattatcggaatatccactatactaaatgaactagcaaacaactacctaaaccagaatgctatttggagttattattcaagagaacagacaatgatatattcaaactgcagagaaatacgagaaccagatatggaagaattaagacaatgggtcttgagtcttttgaagccagaacaatctacaaccacaagagctataaggacaaattttatttctccagaattattaacaagatattgcaagttaatcagtcacaaatatccagatcacatatgctcaaaatgcaaaggagaagataatattgttccagacgtacaactggaataaacaagaagaagattactgaagaagaagacgacaaGCTAGACAAAGAAATATGGCAgacaaaataatatgaaagagatattagattcctttcttttctttatgttattttgttttttgtaaaaagtcgtaaagtaaatagtaagagtcagttttcatgaacagtaaaggtcgttcatgaatagtaagagtcaagagtcagttttcatgaacagtaaaggtcgttcatgaatagtaagagtcaagagtcagattcatgaacagtaaaggtcgttcatgaatagtaaaagtcattttgtaatattataaataagtCTTTCGTTTATGAAATAAAACAGGCTACATCTTCAGGCCAAGggcttctctctcctctctcttctcttctcacAAGAAATACTTACAGATAAAATACAGGAGAGCTATGGAAGATAAGCAAGCTATGAATcagcaagaaaatatgaaagatcaacAAGAAGACACCAAGAATCTACAAAAACAGGTATGTAACACTATgaacatgagtagctaaactagtatattcctgataatctcttacatgtagattataattatccatcatataaatttttcttttgtattttttattagaTTATTTGGGATTATATAATCTCTTCTTGATGTACTTATTCTCgatgatgttggtgtttcataagttaattggtttggtatacttgatgtacttaatctttcttttactatttctaaatcttcttccatatcaatttctttataactatattcattattgtcaataactgtaactattctttcaaatggatgattaaaataacttattataatatgatgaaaATCAGTTACCCTAACTACCATGCCATAGATtaaaaaatgaacaaagaagaatttgcaatagatgaaaaaacctATGAAAATCAAGacggattaaaaataaaaataatattttcaaacttaggcagaagatataaaaaaataggagaccaattatacttaatgatagaaaaagaaacagcaagattagaagatagcttaacagctatgactagaataagtagagaaaatgaggaaattgataagaaaaaagaaattgaaattatTAAGAAACAAGCAAGCAAAGAAATACAACAATTGGAAGAAACCAAAAATACAAAGATTATGGCATTAGAAAAAGAGTTAAATATGTTAAAAGCACTATATGAAAACAAGCaaagagaaaagaataaagaaatagaattaacagatgaaataaataaatttaaacaaatattacaaacagaagaaaccctcagaattgaagaaatagataataatatagatgaccaagagtcagaatcaagcgaaataagtgaaacatatacagaactttt
This Nicotiana tomentosiformis unplaced genomic scaffold, ASM39032v3 Un00004, whole genome shotgun sequence DNA region includes the following protein-coding sequences:
- the LOC138903811 gene encoding uncharacterized protein, with translation MLLQIIYQDKATQTEPDNTMENLLLAMTTLCKKVESIEEEIQILKKTASGQQHDLKNAEIRRSEVSKIPELEGDVEKHLKTHNSLLNAVAGSSTASSSSAKKKEEIKPRYTNTNMNNLFSKPFIQKNIQNTQKEIFLPPQINTYKESLNQAKKTYNHITRTYIDNIYKIQNFLNKNPRSQTTQNPDEDYITHYLTGYNKLIALPNTNAKLVATCYNYGLLDTVYTQTGQEIATIPEVYRAFMQYKRITKGTLFYIRFYSATAEILYEEIKPIIQVIKIGLTREMLVPEKIEEQEEIEKINIPDFYANKRIIGISTILNELANNYLNQNAIWSYYSREQTMIYSNCREIREPDMEELRQWVLSLLKPEQSTTTRAIRTNFISPELLTRYCKLISHKYPDHICSKCKGEDNIVPDVQLE